A region of the Halostella limicola genome:
TCGTGAAGCTCCCGCCGATCGGCGGGAGGAACACGTCGACGTCGAGCTCCTCGTGTCCCGGGAGCGCGTCGCTGTCGCCCGGCCAGAACACCCGCTCGTCGCCGAGCGTCAGGTGGAACCCGACGCCGAACCCCTCGGGGTGGTACGGCTCGCCGTCGGTCCGGGTGTGCGGCCCGTCGGGGTCGTTGTACGCGGGGACGGTCCGCACGACCACGTCGGCGAACAGCTCGTCGTCGTGCTCGCCGACCCGGACCACCTCGCCGGGGAGGTCGTCCAGAGGCGCTACGTCGCGGTCGATCCCCGGCGGGTACACCGCATCGTACACGACGACGGTCGTCTCCTCGTTCGCCACGCGTTCGATCCCGTCGGAGTCGTAGTGGTGGTCGTGGGTGACGCAGACGAGGTCGGCGTCGCCGGGCGCGTAGTCCCGGGGTTCCGGGTGCCCGACGCCGGGCGTGGAGGGCTCCCATTCGCCGGTGAGCACGCCGTACCGGCCTGGGTCGACGTAGACCACCGTCCCGTCCGCCTCGATCCTGGCGGTCGCGTAGCCGAGCCAGTCGATCGTCAGGTCGTCGTAGGAAACGGTCATACCCGAACGGAGGGACGAGCGCCCCATAACGATCCGGATCGGCGACGGCCCGGCGCGACCCAGACGCGGACGGTCAGTCCGTCCCGCGGTCCCCGACGACGCCCACCGTCGCCGCGAACGCGTGGATGGCCGGCAGGACGCTCCCGACGGGGCCGTCGACGAACGGCCGGAACAGTTCGAGGCAGTCGTCGACCTGTTCGTCGGTGAACCCCGCCCCGCGCAGGTCGTCGGGGGCGATGCGAGGGCGGTAGGCGATCCCGTCGACGAACACGGCGGTCGTCTCGTCCGCGCGCTCCCGCGCGTCGGAGAACGCGTCGCCGGTCAGCGTCGGTTCGAGGTCGCCCCACGCCCGGTCGAAGTAGGCGGGCCACTGCGCGAGACAGCGGTAGACGCTCGGCAGGGAGTCGAGGCCGTGGAACGACCGGAGGCCGGACGCCGCGTCTTCGGCCCCGTCCGGCACGTCTCCGGGGTCGATCATCGTCGGTGACCGCCCGCGGTCGCGGTCGACGTGTTCCGGAAACGGCGCAGTGTCCGCCCGCTCCGTCGACGGTTCGGGCGAGAGGTCGCCGTACAGGCCGCGGTCGAGCAGTTCGAACAGCACCGCGAGCCGCGGGGCGACGACGTCGAACGACGCCAGTTGGCCGCGCAGTTCGCGGAACTCGGCCGGCGATACGTCGACGTCGACCCGGCGGTACGACGGCAGGCCGTCCCCGACCTCCAGCGGCCCGAGGACGGCGTCGCGGTACTCGG
Encoded here:
- a CDS encoding MBL fold metallo-hydrolase, yielding MTVSYDDLTIDWLGYATARIEADGTVVYVDPGRYGVLTGEWEPSTPGVGHPEPRDYAPGDADLVCVTHDHHYDSDGIERVANEETTVVVYDAVYPPGIDRDVAPLDDLPGEVVRVGEHDDELFADVVVRTVPAYNDPDGPHTRTDGEPYHPEGFGVGFHLTLGDERVFWPGDSDALPGHEELDVDVFLPPIGGSFTMDRREAADLAAALAPDLVVPIHYNTFEALEADSRAFAADIAAAGVPVALDERGGRR
- a CDS encoding halocarboxylic acid dehydrogenase DehI family protein, which gives rise to MVDRTDQVYDREAEGWQRGLYDDVKATFRAPVVNWIFRTAVANVPEVTRYAWGQVKPVFQTRAFAEFTAEYRDAVLGPLEVGDGLPSYRRVDVDVSPAEFRELRGQLASFDVVAPRLAVLFELLDRGLYGDLSPEPSTERADTAPFPEHVDRDRGRSPTMIDPGDVPDGAEDAASGLRSFHGLDSLPSVYRCLAQWPAYFDRAWGDLEPTLTGDAFSDARERADETTAVFVDGIAYRPRIAPDDLRGAGFTDEQVDDCLELFRPFVDGPVGSVLPAIHAFAATVGVVGDRGTD